From a region of the bacterium genome:
- a CDS encoding carbohydrate ABC transporter permease yields the protein MKKLRAWLLGLVLLALTLLTVGPFAWLLVTALKGPGENIFAYPPSLWPSAPTLDNFRLVLDAVPFARYFGNSVGVSVVSVVLNVALASLAAYPLARMRFKGARGIEAGLLATMMVPLPVLMIPLFLLINRMGLMDSYAGVILPTAVNAFGIFLMRNAFLAIPRELDEAAIIDGASHWQIFWRVLLPLVTPSLATLAIFDFVAAWGDFLWPLLVLKNPDRYTLPVGIAYLAGTFSANWRLIAAGAVLAIAPILAVFLFLQRFFVEGQTSGAVKG from the coding sequence ATGAAGAAGCTCCGTGCCTGGCTTTTGGGCCTCGTCCTCCTGGCGCTGACCCTGTTGACGGTCGGCCCTTTCGCTTGGCTGCTCGTGACCGCCCTCAAGGGCCCCGGCGAAAACATCTTCGCCTACCCGCCCAGCCTGTGGCCGAGCGCGCCGACCCTCGACAACTTCCGCCTGGTGCTCGACGCGGTGCCGTTCGCCCGCTACTTCGGCAACAGCGTGGGGGTCAGCGTGGTCTCGGTGGTGCTCAACGTGGCGCTCGCGAGCCTTGCGGCCTATCCCCTCGCGCGGATGCGCTTCAAGGGCGCCCGCGGGATCGAGGCGGGCCTGCTCGCCACCATGATGGTGCCCCTGCCCGTTCTCATGATCCCGCTGTTCCTGCTCATCAACCGGATGGGCCTCATGGACAGCTACGCGGGCGTCATCCTGCCCACCGCGGTCAACGCCTTCGGCATCTTCCTGATGCGCAACGCCTTCCTCGCCATCCCTCGCGAGCTCGACGAGGCCGCGATCATCGACGGGGCGAGCCACTGGCAGATCTTCTGGCGGGTGCTGCTGCCGCTGGTGACCCCGTCGCTCGCGACGCTCGCGATCTTCGACTTCGTGGCGGCCTGGGGCGATTTCCTGTGGCCCCTGTTGGTCCTCAAGAACCCCGATCGCTACACCCTGCCGGTGGGCATCGCCTACCTGGCGGGCACCTTCTCCGCCAACTGGCGCCTGATCGCGGCGGGGGCGGTGCTTGCGATCGCGCCGATCCTCGCGGTCTTCCTCTTCCTGCAGCGCTTCTTCGTCGAGGGCCAGACCTCGGGGGCGGTCAAGGGGTAG
- a CDS encoding O-antigen ligase family protein yields the protein MSHPQTPSPAVRTLDRIFEGAAWLILGLTPILINVYNVDAYRTVQATFASILVALAVCLWAIARCLSRTWSEVGKVPLLYPIGFLVLWTLLTVPRSPAPPLGLASWWNMVAYLGFWIALSDVTARTPKLRWRLLIPVLFGFIANSVVGLMQYQHVDFMAMSRSLPQVPWLLNYFAGLDAPAKLGSAAGMLGNQNVLGGYLVGAIPLLLLAGSALLAKREQPKLAIALVASGLVGSASLVATQTRGAWVGLFLGLAWAAIALVANYGTALRRLSAKTWIAVALGLAVVGGGLAIKGEAIGLNRAIAKLQTAGTDNTSQQRINAWHVAKTMADERPVVGHGLGTYKILYFKYLVKTFNGQAIPPSMHHRYVQAHNDFIQLAGETGYLGLVLGLIVLLGFAGGGTWWMLKQPAIALSERMLVLGGITGVVAMAGSAIFGFPFHIASSSALAVGVAGLAGGVWTQQRRASSPEAQTPDYSPAQLAVYTYALPVAVAFVTFAVCWSVWNPYQADKLTKQGQELYKAGRVPEAQVALDQAIRLDPERGDARLLMGLIYAVYGRFDESEKELLAAQRSYDDVTLHYYLGRVYESVNRLDDARAEYQNALHYFPAGLDISKAVSERLAILDQATKGTPVQAGSK from the coding sequence TTGTCGCATCCCCAGACGCCATCTCCGGCCGTGCGCACGCTCGATCGGATCTTCGAGGGGGCCGCATGGCTCATCCTCGGCCTCACCCCGATCCTCATCAACGTCTATAACGTGGACGCCTACCGCACGGTCCAGGCCACCTTCGCCTCGATCCTCGTGGCCCTCGCGGTCTGCCTGTGGGCGATCGCCCGGTGCCTCAGCCGGACCTGGTCCGAGGTGGGCAAGGTGCCCCTGCTCTACCCCATCGGCTTTTTGGTCCTCTGGACCCTCTTGACCGTGCCGCGCTCGCCGGCTCCTCCCCTGGGCCTTGCGAGCTGGTGGAACATGGTCGCGTACCTGGGCTTCTGGATCGCCCTCAGCGACGTCACGGCCCGCACCCCCAAGCTGCGCTGGCGCCTCTTGATCCCGGTCCTGTTCGGCTTCATCGCCAACAGCGTGGTCGGCCTGATGCAGTACCAGCACGTGGACTTCATGGCCATGAGCCGGAGCCTGCCCCAGGTGCCGTGGCTCCTCAACTACTTCGCGGGCCTGGACGCGCCCGCCAAGCTGGGCTCGGCCGCGGGTATGCTCGGCAACCAGAACGTGCTCGGCGGTTACCTGGTCGGCGCCATCCCCTTGCTCTTGCTCGCCGGCTCGGCCCTCTTGGCCAAGCGCGAGCAGCCCAAGCTCGCGATCGCGCTGGTCGCCTCGGGCCTCGTCGGTAGCGCGAGCCTGGTGGCAACCCAGACCCGCGGCGCCTGGGTCGGTCTCTTCCTGGGCCTCGCCTGGGCCGCGATCGCCCTGGTGGCCAACTACGGCACGGCCCTGCGCCGCCTGAGCGCCAAGACCTGGATCGCCGTGGCCCTGGGCCTCGCGGTGGTCGGCGGCGGGCTCGCCATCAAGGGCGAGGCCATCGGCCTGAACCGCGCGATCGCCAAGCTCCAGACCGCCGGCACCGACAACACCTCGCAGCAGCGCATCAACGCCTGGCACGTGGCCAAGACCATGGCCGATGAGCGGCCGGTGGTGGGCCACGGCCTCGGAACCTACAAGATCCTCTACTTCAAGTACCTGGTGAAGACCTTCAACGGCCAGGCCATCCCCCCCTCCATGCACCACCGCTACGTCCAGGCGCACAACGACTTCATCCAGCTGGCGGGCGAGACCGGCTACCTGGGCCTGGTGCTGGGCCTCATCGTCCTCCTCGGCTTCGCCGGCGGCGGCACCTGGTGGATGCTCAAGCAGCCCGCGATCGCGCTGAGCGAGCGCATGCTGGTGCTCGGCGGCATCACCGGGGTGGTCGCCATGGCGGGCTCGGCCATCTTCGGCTTCCCCTTCCACATCGCCTCGTCGTCCGCGCTCGCCGTGGGCGTGGCGGGCCTGGCGGGCGGCGTCTGGACCCAGCAGCGGCGCGCTTCGAGCCCCGAGGCTCAAACGCCCGACTACAGCCCCGCGCAGCTCGCCGTCTACACCTACGCCCTGCCGGTCGCCGTCGCCTTCGTCACCTTCGCCGTCTGCTGGAGCGTCTGGAACCCCTACCAGGCAGACAAGCTCACCAAGCAGGGCCAGGAGCTCTACAAGGCGGGCCGCGTTCCCGAGGCCCAGGTGGCCCTCGACCAGGCCATCCGCCTGGACCCCGAGCGCGGCGACGCGCGCCTGCTGATGGGGCTGATCTATGCGGTCTACGGCCGCTTCGACGAGAGCGAGAAGGAGCTGCTCGCCGCCCAGCGCAGCTACGACGACGTGACCCTGCACTACTACCTGGGCCGGGTCTACGAGAGCGTGAACCGCCTCGACGACGCCCGCGCCGAGTACCAGAACGCCCTCCACTACTTCCCGGCGGGGCTGGACATCTCGAAGGCCGTCAGCGAGCGCCTCGCGATCCTGGACCAGGCCACCAAGGGCACCCCCGTCCAGGCCGGCAGCAAGTAA
- a CDS encoding alpha/beta fold hydrolase, giving the protein MVPDLPPPHNPVLLVHGIDDTGRVFDALAPKLKAAGWHVETIDMRPNNGDESLAVLAEQVRDKVSRMRQTTGASRVDLVAFSLGGIVSRYYLQRLGGTHQVRRFVTVSSPHAGTYTGYARWNRGATELRPGSVFLADLNRDWSKTAEQVRVTSIWTPLDLMIVPSNSSELAGARNLTVPVLLHPLMLVDNRCHALVLEALQD; this is encoded by the coding sequence ATGGTCCCAGACCTCCCCCCGCCCCACAACCCGGTGCTCCTGGTGCACGGCATCGATGACACGGGCCGCGTCTTCGACGCCCTCGCCCCCAAGCTCAAGGCGGCGGGCTGGCACGTCGAGACGATCGACATGCGCCCGAACAACGGCGACGAGAGCCTGGCGGTGCTCGCCGAGCAAGTGCGCGACAAGGTCTCGCGCATGCGCCAGACGACGGGGGCCTCGCGGGTGGATCTGGTCGCCTTCAGCCTGGGCGGCATCGTCAGTCGCTACTACCTCCAGCGGCTCGGGGGCACCCATCAGGTCCGGCGCTTCGTCACCGTCTCGAGTCCGCACGCGGGTACCTACACGGGCTACGCCCGCTGGAACCGGGGTGCGACCGAGCTGCGCCCGGGCAGCGTCTTCTTGGCGGATCTCAACCGCGACTGGTCGAAAACGGCTGAGCAGGTACGGGTGACGAGCATCTGGACGCCGCTCGATCTCATGATCGTGCCTTCCAACAGCTCGGAGCTTGCGGGGGCGCGTAACCTCACGGTGCCGGTCCTTCTGCATCCCTTGATGCTCGTCGACAACCGCTGTCACGCGCTGGTGCTCGAAGCCCTCCAAGATTGA
- a CDS encoding YifB family Mg chelatase-like AAA ATPase, which translates to MLAKVHSGAVLGVDAYVVEVEVDIATGLPGFSVVGLGDTGVQESRERVKSAIRNSGFAFPGLRLTANLAPADVKKAGPSFDLPIAVAILAASDQVPAERLEGLLLVGELSLDGLLRPVSGILPIALAAARAGYRALVVPAANAGEAALVEGIAVYGAASISQVAGWLNGATPLEPTQLDRDALFSQSDAELPDFEEVKGQVFAKRALEVAAAGGHNVMLVGPPGSGKTMLAKRLPSILPPLDLAESLEVSKLYSVAGLLPPTIPLITARPFRSPHHSISPAGLVGGSSVPRPGEISLAHHGVLFLDELPEFRRDVLEVMRQPLEDGVVTIARAQMTLSYPARFTLAAALNPCPCGYRGDPAHPCTCSAHQAERYWTRLSGPLLDRIDLQIQVPRLSQGDLMDGSLSESSASIRSRVLAARDRQRRRFEGLAGVHCNAQMTSRQVRQFCALDAAGGELLKQAIARLGLSARSFDRILKVARTIADLAASDGVLSPHVAEAIQYRTLDRGRA; encoded by the coding sequence ATGCTAGCGAAGGTTCACAGCGGGGCGGTGCTCGGGGTGGACGCCTACGTGGTGGAGGTCGAGGTGGACATCGCCACTGGCTTGCCCGGCTTCTCGGTAGTGGGGCTCGGGGACACCGGGGTCCAGGAGAGCCGCGAGCGGGTCAAGAGCGCGATCCGCAACTCGGGCTTCGCCTTTCCAGGACTGCGCTTGACGGCAAACCTGGCCCCCGCTGATGTCAAGAAGGCGGGCCCCAGTTTCGACTTGCCCATCGCCGTGGCCATCCTCGCCGCCTCCGACCAGGTGCCGGCCGAACGTCTCGAAGGCCTGCTGCTGGTGGGCGAACTCTCCCTGGATGGCTTGCTGCGACCGGTCAGCGGCATCCTTCCCATCGCGCTGGCGGCGGCGCGCGCGGGTTACCGGGCGCTCGTCGTCCCTGCGGCCAACGCCGGTGAGGCGGCGCTGGTCGAGGGGATCGCGGTGTACGGCGCCGCCTCGATCTCGCAGGTCGCTGGCTGGCTCAACGGCGCGACTCCCCTGGAACCGACCCAGCTGGACCGCGACGCGCTCTTCTCCCAGAGTGACGCTGAGCTACCCGATTTCGAGGAGGTAAAGGGGCAGGTGTTCGCGAAGCGGGCGCTGGAGGTTGCGGCGGCGGGCGGTCACAACGTCATGCTCGTCGGGCCGCCGGGCTCGGGCAAGACCATGCTCGCGAAGCGCTTGCCGAGCATCTTGCCCCCGCTCGATCTGGCGGAGAGCTTGGAGGTGAGCAAGCTATACAGCGTTGCGGGCCTGTTGCCGCCCACCATCCCGCTCATCACCGCGCGGCCCTTTCGCTCACCCCACCACTCCATCTCTCCGGCGGGCCTGGTGGGCGGTAGCTCGGTCCCTCGTCCCGGTGAGATCAGCCTGGCACACCATGGCGTTCTTTTTTTGGACGAATTGCCCGAGTTCAGGAGAGATGTTCTTGAAGTGATGCGCCAGCCGCTCGAGGATGGGGTGGTAACGATCGCGAGGGCGCAGATGACGCTTAGTTACCCGGCGCGCTTCACCCTGGCGGCCGCGCTGAACCCCTGTCCTTGCGGCTATCGGGGGGATCCTGCCCACCCCTGTACCTGCTCGGCTCATCAGGCCGAGCGGTACTGGACCCGCCTGTCGGGCCCCTTGCTCGATCGCATCGACCTTCAGATCCAGGTGCCTCGCCTCTCGCAGGGGGACTTGATGGACGGGAGCCTGAGCGAGTCGTCGGCCTCCATCCGTTCGCGGGTACTGGCGGCCCGCGACCGTCAGCGCCGGCGCTTCGAGGGGCTTGCGGGGGTGCACTGCAACGCCCAGATGACCTCGCGCCAGGTGAGGCAGTTCTGCGCGCTGGATGCAGCGGGGGGCGAGCTGTTGAAGCAGGCGATCGCGCGCCTGGGCCTCTCTGCGCGCTCCTTCGACCGGATCCTCAAGGTGGCGCGCACCATCGCGGACCTGGCTGCAAGCGACGGGGTCCTCTCGCCGCACGTGGCCGAGGCCATCCAGTACCGCACCCTCGATCGAGGCCGGGCCTGA
- a CDS encoding AAA family ATPase has protein sequence MTTSELANVSTDPLTAPCALAWIVSHDPRPLVPAVASEAPLARAASRFDAQVLEQSGTVTLLAFLPAPEPALQRAIKLAEALMASPVGGPYSAALHVQPYLTGNSTRDRALLSALVEQAFPGEIVATEAFQRLAHPYRWFEPIPEAGGFRLCATGSPQAPLVGRTNELAQLRACWQTARKGSPLLVSLQGEAGIGKSRLLREFLAMAGEADAIAAAHCQPDGSARPYGLLASLAGGWLASDPTLFDQLGEAGQDLAYLLGLRETGSTLQPKHLQFRAFTTLNHWLLAQARTKPLVLALEDLHWSDEASLQWLDSLIAEIAFGGKRAPLLILGTERTGDIHQRYGGMGIGEVAISLRPLGSEEALSLMTALCPETDAEARATLCRRGGGNPLYLHAFAEASAHGAVAPRDLPDPLRWHLAQRLAPLSAIERRVLETLATLGPVVEHDQLAQALPPLELKYGLGGLKQARILEVPPQSPSSVGFCHHLLYEAAYDVIPPERRRALHAQHAERLERGGAPLTEIASHLLRSDQPALARPLLRRAAEQARKRHALAEARQLLKQALLLSNDEADAHPLRLSLAEVLVASGELQEACDHLRALQGLLVGEARLQHALLASTAFANQGEYGLAASYLHEGQAALSPVDRRSHASLVLAEAQLALRQGAFGQCRALAQAALDHLPEPASLDRALAYSLWGIATYRLEGPAAALILYQESLAMRERLGAEAAVAGSLSNLGSAYYELGRWDEALAAFEGAIGTFERLGERLHETIALNNSAHVLLNRGELDEAERRYRRALALKQQMNEQPGIAAALCNLGNTLSRRGDHSGARACLDEAISRLERVGEGEILAEVYQIAGMAAIAAGDDRRARQLLTRVRDLSHRLSREAPLAVALRGYAILAQRAGHHDEALALAWESVELNDRLGNPLELGRSLMAWGETLTAKGERAQAHDAFIRARALLASLGARPDLCALEALLG, from the coding sequence GTGACCACGTCCGAGCTCGCGAACGTATCGACGGATCCGCTGACGGCTCCGTGCGCACTGGCCTGGATCGTCTCGCACGACCCACGCCCGCTCGTTCCCGCCGTGGCCTCAGAAGCACCGCTCGCGCGCGCAGCCTCGCGCTTCGACGCGCAGGTGCTCGAACAGTCGGGCACCGTGACGCTGCTCGCCTTCTTGCCCGCGCCCGAGCCCGCCTTGCAACGGGCGATCAAGCTCGCCGAAGCCCTCATGGCAAGTCCCGTGGGCGGCCCCTACAGCGCCGCGCTCCACGTCCAGCCGTATCTGACCGGCAACAGCACGCGCGATCGCGCCCTGCTCTCGGCGCTCGTCGAGCAGGCCTTCCCCGGCGAGATCGTCGCGACCGAAGCCTTCCAGCGTCTCGCCCACCCCTACCGATGGTTCGAACCCATCCCTGAAGCCGGCGGCTTTCGGCTTTGCGCGACGGGCAGCCCGCAGGCGCCGCTCGTCGGGCGCACCAACGAGCTCGCTCAGCTACGCGCCTGCTGGCAAACGGCACGCAAGGGCAGCCCCCTGCTGGTGAGCCTCCAGGGCGAGGCCGGGATCGGCAAGAGCCGCCTGCTCCGAGAGTTCCTCGCCATGGCCGGCGAGGCGGATGCGATCGCCGCCGCTCACTGCCAGCCGGACGGCAGCGCCCGCCCCTACGGATTGCTCGCGTCGCTCGCGGGGGGCTGGCTCGCCTCCGACCCGACCCTCTTCGACCAGCTGGGCGAGGCCGGGCAAGACCTGGCGTACCTACTGGGCCTGCGCGAGACGGGCTCCACCCTCCAGCCCAAGCACCTCCAGTTCCGGGCCTTCACGACCCTCAACCACTGGCTCCTCGCGCAGGCGCGAACCAAGCCGCTCGTGCTGGCCCTCGAAGACCTGCACTGGAGCGACGAGGCTTCCCTGCAGTGGCTGGACAGCCTCATCGCCGAGATCGCCTTCGGCGGCAAGCGCGCGCCGCTCCTGATCCTCGGCACCGAGCGCACCGGCGACATCCACCAGCGCTACGGGGGCATGGGCATCGGGGAGGTCGCGATCTCCTTGCGGCCACTCGGCTCCGAAGAGGCCCTCTCGCTGATGACCGCCCTCTGCCCCGAGACCGATGCCGAGGCCCGCGCGACCCTGTGCCGGCGTGGCGGGGGCAATCCCCTCTACCTGCATGCCTTCGCCGAGGCGAGCGCGCACGGCGCCGTCGCCCCTCGGGATCTGCCCGATCCGCTGCGCTGGCACCTCGCGCAGCGTCTTGCCCCCCTGAGCGCCATCGAGCGGCGGGTGCTCGAGACCCTGGCGACCCTCGGGCCCGTGGTCGAGCACGACCAGCTGGCCCAGGCCCTGCCGCCCCTCGAGCTCAAGTACGGCCTCGGCGGCCTCAAGCAGGCCCGGATCCTCGAGGTCCCGCCGCAATCCCCCAGCTCGGTCGGCTTCTGCCACCACCTGCTGTACGAGGCCGCCTACGACGTCATCCCCCCCGAGCGGCGCCGAGCCCTGCACGCCCAGCATGCCGAGCGTCTCGAGCGCGGGGGCGCCCCCCTCACCGAGATCGCCTCGCACCTGCTGCGCAGCGACCAACCGGCCTTGGCCCGGCCCCTGCTGCGCCGCGCCGCCGAGCAGGCCCGCAAGCGCCACGCGCTCGCCGAAGCCCGCCAGCTGCTCAAACAGGCCCTCTTGCTCTCGAACGACGAGGCCGACGCCCACCCCCTGCGCCTCTCGCTCGCCGAGGTCCTGGTCGCGAGCGGCGAGCTGCAAGAAGCATGCGATCACCTGCGCGCCCTCCAGGGCCTGCTCGTGGGCGAGGCGCGGCTCCAGCACGCCCTGCTTGCGAGTACCGCCTTCGCCAACCAAGGCGAGTACGGCCTCGCGGCCTCCTACCTGCATGAGGGGCAGGCCGCGCTCTCGCCGGTCGATCGGCGAAGCCACGCCAGCCTCGTGCTGGCCGAGGCCCAGCTCGCCCTGCGCCAGGGCGCTTTCGGGCAATGCCGCGCGCTCGCGCAGGCCGCCCTCGACCACCTGCCGGAGCCTGCGAGCCTCGATCGCGCCCTCGCCTACAGCCTGTGGGGCATCGCCACCTATCGCCTCGAAGGACCGGCCGCCGCCCTGATCCTCTACCAGGAGTCGCTCGCCATGCGCGAACGCCTCGGGGCCGAGGCCGCCGTCGCCGGCAGCCTGAGCAACCTGGGGAGCGCCTACTACGAGCTGGGGCGCTGGGACGAGGCGCTCGCGGCCTTCGAGGGAGCGATCGGCACCTTCGAGCGCCTCGGCGAGCGCCTGCACGAGACCATCGCCCTCAACAACTCCGCCCACGTGCTGCTCAACCGGGGCGAGCTCGACGAGGCCGAGCGCCGCTACCGCCGCGCGCTCGCCCTCAAGCAGCAGATGAACGAACAGCCGGGCATCGCCGCCGCCCTGTGCAACCTGGGCAACACCCTCTCGCGCCGGGGTGACCACTCCGGGGCTCGCGCCTGCCTCGACGAGGCGATTTCGCGCCTTGAGCGGGTCGGCGAAGGCGAGATCCTCGCCGAGGTCTACCAGATCGCGGGAATGGCCGCGATCGCTGCCGGCGACGATCGGCGCGCACGGCAGCTCCTCACCCGGGTCCGCGACCTGAGCCACCGGCTTTCGCGCGAGGCCCCGCTCGCCGTCGCCCTGAGGGGCTACGCCATCCTCGCCCAGCGCGCGGGCCACCACGACGAAGCCCTCGCCCTCGCCTGGGAGTCGGTCGAGCTCAACGACCGACTCGGCAACCCACTGGAGCTCGGACGCAGCCTGATGGCCTGGGGCGAGACCCTCACGGCCAAGGGCGAGCGCGCACAGGCGCACGACGCCTTCATTCGCGCCCGCGCCCTGCTCGCATCGCTCGGCGCCCGACCGGACCTGTGTGCCCTGGAGGCGCTGCTGGGTTGA
- a CDS encoding GAF domain-containing sensor histidine kinase encodes MGLGLVGWGTGSPGDQQPSPTVDPDASELNELFEALANELSASGALYAYFDEEQALKAVITPPDSSDFAPVLRVATAPLTRVLLDGKPQAFTLYQDAEALDQQTLKGRSTLAYPLFLRGLPVGLALFVSEQVELGERDFERLAAKAPALSRNLENVILSARLAASRRENEALLAISRLAQSPAGGTGLFVDAVTHLRHLTGAQHAAIALRGDGGFALEALATEGDPDLRKAFEQGAWDPREWPHLLSAIALPSRATLLTVGELPLTPAEAGWLEALAPVSHVLGVAFGDEAAPEGVLMLFWPNDEPLRFYETRLALALADQLALIAANHRLAEAQRAQLAAADAAQVRPRGLAVKTSASAPLGEALEALLRQEAPRFRAAGLTLRAESHAKDHVALDATHLSEVLATLLDNARRFSRPGGRVRLWLAQDEGWATIYVADNGCGISQAYQARIGEEGFQADPGRGGSGASLAAAKRLVAAAGGTLAFTSREGVGSTFYVTLPIVQPD; translated from the coding sequence TTGGGACTCGGACTCGTCGGCTGGGGGACGGGAAGTCCTGGCGATCAGCAGCCGTCGCCCACGGTGGACCCGGATGCCAGCGAGCTGAACGAGCTGTTCGAAGCCCTTGCGAACGAGCTTTCCGCGAGCGGGGCGCTCTACGCCTACTTCGACGAAGAGCAGGCCCTCAAGGCCGTCATCACGCCGCCGGATTCGAGCGACTTCGCGCCGGTGCTGCGCGTCGCGACGGCCCCGCTCACCCGCGTGCTCCTCGACGGCAAGCCTCAGGCCTTCACCCTGTACCAGGACGCCGAAGCCCTCGACCAGCAGACCCTGAAGGGCCGCTCGACACTCGCCTATCCTCTCTTCTTGCGCGGGCTCCCGGTTGGCCTCGCGCTCTTCGTTTCTGAGCAGGTCGAGCTCGGTGAGCGCGACTTCGAGCGTCTTGCCGCCAAGGCTCCTGCCCTGAGCCGCAACCTCGAGAACGTCATCCTCTCGGCGCGCCTGGCGGCAAGCCGCCGCGAGAACGAGGCCCTGCTCGCCATCTCTCGCCTCGCCCAGTCCCCCGCTGGCGGCACGGGCCTCTTCGTGGACGCCGTCACCCACCTGCGCCACCTCACCGGCGCCCAGCACGCGGCGATCGCCCTGCGGGGGGATGGCGGCTTCGCCCTCGAAGCGCTCGCCACCGAGGGCGACCCCGACCTGCGCAAAGCTTTCGAGCAGGGGGCCTGGGATCCGCGCGAATGGCCCCACCTGCTCTCGGCGATCGCCCTTCCCTCTCGCGCGACCCTGCTCACGGTGGGCGAGCTGCCTCTCACGCCGGCCGAAGCAGGCTGGCTCGAAGCCCTCGCCCCGGTGTCCCACGTGCTCGGGGTCGCCTTCGGGGACGAGGCCGCCCCCGAGGGGGTCCTGATGCTCTTTTGGCCGAACGATGAGCCCCTGCGCTTCTACGAGACCCGGCTCGCCCTCGCGCTCGCGGATCAGCTGGCCCTGATCGCCGCCAACCATCGCCTGGCAGAAGCGCAGCGAGCCCAGCTCGCCGCTGCGGACGCGGCCCAGGTGCGACCCAGGGGCCTTGCCGTCAAAACCTCGGCCTCCGCGCCGCTCGGCGAGGCACTCGAAGCCCTCCTGCGCCAAGAGGCCCCCAGGTTCCGGGCGGCCGGCCTCACCCTGCGCGCGGAGTCCCACGCCAAGGACCACGTCGCGCTGGATGCAACCCACCTCTCGGAAGTGCTCGCCACCTTGCTCGACAACGCCCGGCGCTTCTCGCGCCCCGGCGGGCGGGTTCGGCTCTGGCTCGCGCAGGACGAAGGCTGGGCCACGATCTACGTGGCGGACAACGGCTGCGGCATCTCTCAGGCATACCAGGCGCGCATCGGCGAAGAAGGCTTCCAGGCGGACCCCGGCAGGGGCGGCTCGGGTGCGAGCCTCGCTGCCGCCAAACGCCTGGTGGCAGCTGCCGGCGGCACCCTGGCCTTCACCTCGCGCGAAGGGGTGGGCAGCACGTTCTACGTGACGCTCCCGATCGTTCAGCCAGATTGA